A window of Schistocerca cancellata isolate TAMUIC-IGC-003103 chromosome 1, iqSchCanc2.1, whole genome shotgun sequence genomic DNA:
aaccatgcagcaataaaaggaacaaggcaaTTCCACAAATTCCTTACCATTGCAGGAAACAAGTTTCAcctatgtaacatcagaaaccaaAAGTTACAGGGATCATTGTGTCAGCACAATTTCAACACCAAATGACAGTGCCATGAGTGTGTGATTAACAATGGTGGCTTGCACAAGTTTAAATAAttagtttggaaaacaatgtttttgtgcatttttaccactCTGCTGGCCCCACAACATCTAACAATCTAGTAGTGAcagtttggataccaatgaaaatCTTATTAAGTAAGCTTTCAGGCTTGAACTAATCACAGCTACTGGAAGGTCTCATTCTACCACACACTGAAGAAAGAAGTGTCCTTAATGATTCCTAGGATTAGGAAGCACATCTCTAAAgcatgttaattgaaaatatttattttaaatttgttgagATATAAATGTATAGTTCAGTAATTTGTGTTTTTGCAATCCATTATCACACATGAATGAAGCAATAGCCATAAGATCAGTTTCTGTGTAATGCGAACTATTTCCTCACTTTCAAAaattcatattttcattcagtcaaataccaatgttgatGTTTTTACAGTACAATTTTTATATTTAgtcccaccaaactcccagacttATGGATTTtctaatttcaaaaatttataaaagatTAGGAAAACATTTGTATGTTCTTGCTCTATAAACTGGAGAGAAAAATACAAACTGAAATAGTCCTTGATCATTAGGTCTAAAAGgtggattttctaaattttcagTACCAAGCTCTAGAGGTATTTTAGccagttatttttgaatttagggtattttgggcAATAATGTTGTAGATGAGACTTTTCTAAAAAAGAATCTTGTCAACTGCAATGTTGTGTGCAGATTCAAATTAACATCAATGTCTCCAAATTTAAGAACCATTGTGgacttacaaataaaaatggccaccatTCAATACAGGTGCAAGGTAATTTTGTTATACTTGTTTcgaacttctcaattatagggtaatcGCATAAAACCAAAATACTTAAAtatggtcaagcaaccaacttatTTTTATTGGATCACCCCTCTTGAATCAATCCTTGGGGAGAAGTGCAAATCAGTGGAAAAAAGTGCTAGGCTACCACatacacaaattacaaaatgttagaAACAATATGCAAGACCAGTTCAAACAGCTGTTTCCATTCAATAATCTAAACAAAAATTGGTAACTACATAGTTTGAACACATACCAACATAAAATAAATGTTTAGGAATTAAAGTACTTCGTAATGCAAAGAATAAATGAGTTAACCACAATACTGAAATAAGATTTATTGATTTACCTATGTTACTGTACTGTATGCAACAATAAATGTGGAAAACTGTCAATGACACCTCTTCAACATTAATGTTAATTGTAAAATTTCCTTCATCAGATCACTTTCACATTACTGAATGTGACCCCACACCAAATCAAAGGCAGAAAAATGTAAACATggacatcactattaaatttataAGGTCAACTAAAATCTATCACAATGGCCAAAAATAAATGAagacaaatttaaagaaattaactCCACATGTTCTTtggaaatttttattattaacGATCACAATTACAGTTCTCTTCAAGATGTTTCCATTGCAGTTGCTGCAGCACTTTCTTCAGTATACTTTCCCTTCTCTTTCCCAAGAGCAGCCAATCTGCCCTTCGATCTCCTGTCTATTATCTTCTTTCGGTCCTTATCCATCTTTAGTTTCACAATTACTGTCTGGAGgaggaaaaaataattttagaCACTACTCAGCTAAGGAACTTTTTTTTAACACTGAAAAATTTGGTCAGAGCCTTAATTTTCGCCAGGAAGCAAACTGGTCAGAAGCATCAGCTACTTTTAGGAGTACCCTAAGAGCAACCAAACATCTTACTGGCCATATTTTGCTTCATCTGAGAATGGTTTAGATCATCATTCAGCAAAGCACAAAAATCAACGTATGTGAatacagtaagtaatgaaacagttAACAGAATGCAACTAAATTGCTAATTCCATTGAACTACAATGACAATAATAGCTCACTACATCAATCTTATGTAAATAGAGCCACACTAACCTTTGATGGATGGATTCCTACATAGACACTGGCACCATTAGCCTTCTCTCTCTGAATCCTTTCAATATAAATTACAAACTTTTTCCTATAAACTTGGACAACTTTTCCCACCTGTTGTCCTTTGTAATGGCCTCTCACTACCTAAAGAAAGGAAAAGGTATTAAAATTTGTCTTTACAGTAATTATGGTATCTACTGAGCAGCACGCACATTTAAAAGTACAATCAACAATGTGATAACTGCATACATTCAGTATGTGTAAGCATGATAGTAAAGAAATGATTCTTTCAACACAGCCTTCTTAACAGGTATTTGAATTAAGCTTTAGATTTCACTTATTCCAGCACCTATACAAACCAACATACTGATTAAAAATCAAACCTTAGAGAGACCTTAACAGAAAAAACGAGACTTTTGGATATATAAACATTAGTCAACAAAAGAATTTCAAGGAGACAAATTAATTCATCAGTCACCATTGATATTCACAATGCTGAGTGATAAAGAGAGCTACTTTGAAAAATGTGTGCTTGCCTGCCACTCAACATCTCATTTATTAGTCAAACCATAatgttattgcacctgggagtaagGGCATTTGAGTCTTATTGAGCTTATGATAAACATGGACATGCTGAGCCACTTTGTATATAAGCACAACTGTGTTTAAATCATTCACAATGTGATGTGTTTTCATCAGTCCCCACTGCACTTTTTTTACTGTAGCACCACCACATGTTTCCAATAATACACATCGTGGTCACACAGTACTATTGTTCAATCAGACGTCATCTGTTTTCAAACGGCTCTTGTGGTTCTTCAAGTGATTTAGGTGTGATCATACTTAGTTCAAGTTGCAATTTAATTATGTGTGTGCCATATTTAATTAGTCTGGACCCAAAATTCTACACAGTATACAGCAAAACAGTTTTCATATCACTTTTTAGATGTCAAAGTGCAGGAAGTTGGTTCTGCAGTTTCAAGTTGAAATTAACTTGCCTCATATCAGCATTGCTACATGATGTTTATTTTGTGGAGCATCAATAGTAGCAAAGTAACTCTTGCTACATGTTATTTAAAACTATTCTTTTTGATGTGTATTAATTCTTTCTTTCTTACTATTTTGAGTAAAAGAATAACTTTCAATTAATGCAGTCAGAACAAAAATGTGGAAAAGGTTTCTCAGTTTCATTTTCCACCAAGGAATGTGGTGGGACACAGTCTGATGAACTTGCAGTAAATCAGCCAATTCACTCCCTAGTCTTGAATCTGTACAAGTCCAAACACTTCAGCTGATAGACATTTGGTTTTCCAGCAGCCAATATTAGGCTCATTAAACAGATCATGACATATCAACCATTCCAAACAGTCTACTGCAGATGTGCAGGTCCATTATCATTGACACCTTTACATCACTCAAATGCATATTTCACACTTCTTGCTGTTTAATCACCTGTGGTACTAGTTGAAACCTATGCTCTCACACTGTAGTCTTGAGGTTCAGGTACTATGCCACCTCCATTGGGCATATTTTGATAACATGCCTATTCTGACAAATTTGCCAAGATTGTCTCATTTTGGTAAAAATAGTTATTCCTTGGTACTAATTACACatgatcattcttcccacactccataatacatgaatggaacaggaaggaaccataataactggtataatgggatcTCTCAGTTTCCAGAGTATAGATGTCTATGTAGGTTGCTACAGAATGGCTACAAGATGTCTAGTTTATCAAGGTATGGCTACAGCTATTAACAGCAAGTATATTAATGAATGGGAAGCAATTTGTATTTGTAACACCACAGTCACTGTAGTATCAGTTTAAACACTTTGGACCTCACCTGAGTACACTACTGGAAAGCATATTATCTGCATGTCTCAAAATTTTGACACCGCACTGGCAGGCATCTGGATTAAAGTGTGGTATTtggcaccacctcctccccaatcTTGTTTATGGTGACAATTTGTCTGTAGCCAGAGTGTGTATGCCCAGACCCTCCAATCGATTCTTTCCAATCCAATGCAATTCTTCGACACATACggatactataaaaggaaagaataccccacaattgcgaagttgctaatttctttaaaagaaagtgaacttttctcaggGGGAAAACATCACTTAAGATTATATTAAAAAGTATTGGCTTCCGtttttaaaaagttagatggacTAAAACTATTACTAGAAAAAGCTCATGTCGTTGCAGCTCTTActattttcttgcacaaaattgcaGGAAATGACACACTCAAGTCATATGGTTAGACAAAACCTGCATCAACACTGGATaatcagttgagaaatgctggacaTATGATGCTCCCAATAGCAGCAGTCAttagccaacaggaagaggatcaagattgtggcccatgcaggatcttcaaacagctttgtgcctgaaggacttctagtttttcaataaaaacagtgaatatcatgataaagtttctacagtggtttaaaaatttgttgctacaGTTTAGTGTTCCAACAGTTTtcagtcattttaaataaaactccaaccactagtgaccgtaaagaaactatggtgcagtgTCTGCAGGCAAGAGACATTGCTGCAGACATGAGCACAACAAAGCTGCTGTTATAATCGCTCATGAAACAATAAGCCTGTGACACCTAAATACGTTGTACATGAAATTGCCAGCGAACAGGGCACTAGGCCACCACcttatcactgccattttaatcaaattgaattggtttggagtgaagtGAAGGCGTACATTAGAAGCAACAAGATTTTTACTACAAAAGAAGTCTTGCTACTGTAGACACTACCTCATGGAGGAAAAAGTAGACCATGTTGCTAAACTGACAAGATAAGCACAGACTATAGATGGTATTATAAATGAAAACAGTTAACCATTTCTATTAGTGATGATTAAGACAGTTTTGGCACCGATTCCAATGATAGTGAAGAACTAGATGGAATTGTGCCACTGACATCGTAaattgtaaatgtatacagaattaattctttttctctctgcaATCAGGCAGGCTATGCatgtttgctttatttctttctatgagtgtggATAGCATATTTACATTATTATACAACGTtttacatgcagctttactgtagcaaTTTGGAACGACTATTCGAAGATATTGTCATTAATGTCAGGTGTTTTTTATTTGCCGATTTCATATACCATCAAACACAGTCTCCAACAtcgttctctccattgttagaaaaaTGTACTTTGTTGTACATACATATGAACActgattgtagcttacatttacaaatCGTACTTCGGAGTTGTGGGCCTGTGCGGTTGCAGCTATTGCAACCTCGTAATCGCAGTGTAGCCAACCAAACGCGAGCTGTCAAGTGACACGTTTCACCAGCCCGGGTATAGCATACAACAAGATGTCGTTGGCCTGGAAGACAGCTTGTGGGAAGTTAgggttgctgaggttagggcattgcGAGAAACCTTTAAACTAGTTACTGAATCTCTTCAAACTCTCAGCAAAATTCCACAATGACAATACTTTTGCCCACATATCTTTTGAACTTGTTACCTAACCCCTGTAAGACAGAAGGAAAAATTTTCCATTTTGAAAGTGTAGGTATTGGAGGATAGTGAAATCCTTGTGTTTTCCAAGCTTAGGCTTCATATACACAGATTTCTTCTAAAAATCTGTTTCACGGAATATAATTACATGTGCCTCTTTCAGAAATGGGCCAACAAACTGTCTATGccccaaagataatgaaattaGCAACCCAAATATTCACTTATGTTTTCAAGGAAGCACTTTGATCATATTTATGATTACTAACATTTGATACTTTGGTAGATCATTCCCAACTGAAGCTCTATCAATACTTGGAAATTTGAGTAAAACACTACACCCAAATTATCATCCTTGTTGAAACAGGGTGGTGAAGTTTCGTTTGTGAGGCACTAAACTGCATGAACACCTGTacaaagtccaatttttacacagtccaatttagccagtcacaaattatgatgaaatgataaacccccagttcccaggcagagaaaatccccaacccagctgggaatcgaacccaggataccATGATCCAGGGGCACCAATGCTAGCCACTACCACAAGCTCTGGACTTCAAAACAGGGTAAAACAGTTCTGCAAAAAAACAATTTGATACAGTACACAGCAGTGACATGCAGCAAATTCTACCATTTTTATGACAACATGCCATGAGAGATGTAGGGTCAATGTTCCAGTTCCAGCCATTACACTTTTGATGTTTATTTTAAGCTCCTTTTGAATACCAACCTACCTTACAATAGCTTATTATCAACATGAAATAAGTTATTCAATTTCTCTGTTCCTCCTTGTCTGgagtcaatattgtgaaaaggtCTATGTTGAAGCTGAAATTCAGTTTTTCTTTACGCAATGCAtaattgtattttcatgttttACCTATTTAACATGGGGTTTGTACTTACTGAAGAAAATGTCTATGCAGAAACTCAATGAAATGAGTTTACAGCATTGGGGGCCAGGAGTCCCCATTTGGGGAACTTCGgctgccgagggcaagtacttattgcatttgaTGCTATATTAGAAGACTTGTATGCAGGAACTCGTTGAAAAGTCAGATCTGTGAAGTTCAAAGGCCACATAGCAAAcaattttgaaagaattttatggCTTTAAGAGTTTTGTCACAGAAAATGCTGAATGTTAATGGGACTTCCATTACAGGGGAAAAAATATATTGGTTCAGGAAGTACATACCCTTAAAAAGTGTCACGACGACCCTAAAATTTTAATATGGATGAAACCTTTTTCTGGTGCCTAAATGGAAACTAGAATGTTTCTAGGCCAATCATTACATACTTTCAGTTGCTTGTCTTGCAGTTCCCCTAAATTGCTGTAACTTATCTACTTTAAGCATGTGTTTTCATATGGCTTGTATAAAGAACAAATTACTACCTAGAAAATTGATTCTGTAAATGTTTACAGCCCCAGTTACAATACAGTGGCCAAAAATAGGGA
This region includes:
- the LOC126088601 gene encoding 60S ribosomal protein L26; amino-acid sequence: MKLNKLVSSSRRKNRKRHFTAPSHIRRRLMSAPLSKELRQKYNVRTMPIRKDDEVQVVRGHYKGQQVGKVVQVYRKKFVIYIERIQREKANGASVYVGIHPSKTVIVKLKMDKDRKKIIDRRSKGRLAALGKEKGKYTEESAAATAMETS